One window of the Lysobacter sp. S4-A87 genome contains the following:
- a CDS encoding crotonase/enoyl-CoA hydratase family protein: MSAVYPFHRTATGRNLRVVEETERGVYWCHMHAGAVPGRRACFSMDLVDDIIQYQNGLADRLRAVAANKSLTHVVLASDADAFNLGGDLDLFCRLIRAGDREGLLTYARQCVRGVHAFHDGLGAGAHSIALLQGDALGGGFEAALSCHTIVAEEDVLMGLPEVLFDLFPGMGAYSFLCKRVTPHVAEKLMLEGNMFTSQEMHKMGLVDVLVPRGEGVAAVEDVIRANRRIPHARAAMHQVRQMTQAVTLDEMMRITEVWVDTALQLGDKSLRTMDRLVRAQERRAANGAA; encoded by the coding sequence ATGTCAGCTGTTTATCCGTTCCACCGCACTGCAACCGGTCGCAACCTTCGCGTCGTCGAGGAAACCGAGCGTGGCGTCTACTGGTGCCACATGCATGCCGGTGCGGTACCGGGTCGCCGCGCCTGTTTCTCGATGGACCTGGTCGACGACATCATCCAGTACCAGAATGGGCTCGCTGATCGCCTTCGCGCGGTCGCGGCGAACAAGTCGCTGACGCACGTGGTGCTGGCCTCAGATGCCGACGCCTTCAACCTGGGCGGCGACCTGGACCTGTTCTGCCGCCTGATCCGCGCCGGTGACCGCGAGGGCCTGCTCACCTACGCCCGCCAATGCGTGCGCGGCGTGCATGCCTTCCACGATGGCCTCGGCGCGGGCGCGCACAGCATCGCCCTGCTCCAGGGTGACGCCCTCGGTGGTGGCTTCGAAGCAGCCCTGAGCTGCCATACCATCGTCGCCGAGGAAGATGTGCTGATGGGCCTGCCGGAGGTGCTGTTCGACCTGTTCCCGGGCATGGGCGCCTATTCGTTCCTGTGCAAGCGCGTCACGCCGCACGTGGCCGAGAAGCTGATGCTGGAAGGCAACATGTTCACCAGCCAGGAAATGCACAAGATGGGTCTGGTCGACGTGCTGGTCCCGCGCGGTGAAGGCGTGGCGGCGGTCGAAGACGTGATCCGCGCCAACCGTCGCATCCCGCATGCACGCGCTGCCATGCACCAGGTGCGGCAGATGACCCAGGCCGTGACCCTGGACGAGATGATGCGCATCACCGAAGTGTGGGTCGACACCGCGCTGCAACTGGGCGACAAGTCGCTGCGGACGATGGACCGGCTGGTGCGGGCGCAGGAACGACGTGCGGCAAACGGAGCTGCCTGA
- the lysS gene encoding lysine--tRNA ligase — translation MTDQPTPQTHTDGTAPDENRLIAERRAKLTALRGQGIAFPNDFRRADFVGDLQDAYADAEQWTAEVLDGKRHRVAVAGRVLLKRDMGKAGFAQIQDESGRLQLWLKKDLLGDAYEVFKDLDLGDIVSAEGELTRTRTGELSLKAESLRLLTKALRPLPDKFHGMADVEQRYRQRYVDLIVTPEARDVFVKRSKIIRAMRAWLDARRFLEVETPMMHYIPGGAAAKPFVTHHNALDLELYLRVAPELYLKRLVVGGLERVYEINRNFRNEGVSTRHNPEFTMLELYEAYATYTEIMDLTEGVIRDVAQSVLGTTRLNWEGHDIDVGPAFRRWSMTDAVLEHNPEIAREDLRDLARMRAHCARLGIPAKPGNGWGKLLLDIFEKTVEHTLVQPTFIIDHPVEVSPLARASDRDPELTDRFELFINGKELANGFSELNDPEDQAERFRAQVEAKEGGDDEAMHFDADYIRALEVGLPPTGGLGIGIDRLVMLMTGSTSIRDVLLFPYMRPETGG, via the coding sequence ATGACCGACCAGCCCACGCCCCAGACGCACACCGACGGCACCGCGCCGGACGAGAACCGGCTCATCGCCGAGCGTCGCGCCAAACTCACGGCGCTGCGCGGGCAGGGCATCGCGTTCCCCAACGATTTCCGCCGTGCCGACTTCGTCGGCGACCTGCAGGACGCCTACGCCGATGCCGAGCAGTGGACGGCCGAAGTGCTGGACGGCAAGCGCCACCGCGTGGCCGTTGCCGGTCGCGTGCTGCTCAAGCGCGACATGGGCAAGGCCGGTTTTGCACAGATCCAGGACGAATCGGGCCGGCTGCAGCTGTGGCTGAAAAAGGACCTGCTGGGCGACGCCTACGAGGTGTTCAAGGACCTGGACCTGGGCGACATCGTCTCCGCCGAGGGCGAGCTGACGCGCACCCGCACCGGCGAGCTGTCGCTAAAGGCCGAAAGCCTGCGCCTGCTGACCAAGGCGCTGCGGCCGCTGCCGGACAAGTTCCACGGCATGGCCGACGTCGAGCAGCGCTATCGCCAGCGCTACGTCGACCTGATCGTGACCCCGGAGGCGCGCGACGTCTTCGTCAAGCGATCCAAGATCATCCGCGCCATGCGCGCCTGGCTGGACGCCCGACGCTTCCTCGAGGTCGAGACGCCGATGATGCATTACATCCCCGGCGGCGCCGCTGCAAAGCCCTTCGTGACGCACCACAACGCGCTCGACCTGGAGCTTTACCTGCGCGTGGCGCCGGAGCTGTACCTCAAGCGCCTGGTCGTCGGCGGCCTGGAGCGCGTCTACGAGATCAACCGCAACTTCCGCAACGAGGGCGTGTCGACCCGGCACAACCCCGAGTTCACGATGCTCGAGCTGTATGAGGCCTACGCCACCTACACCGAGATCATGGACCTGACCGAAGGCGTGATCCGCGACGTCGCCCAGAGCGTGCTGGGCACCACCCGGCTCAACTGGGAAGGCCACGACATCGACGTCGGCCCGGCCTTCCGCCGCTGGTCGATGACCGATGCCGTGCTCGAGCACAACCCGGAGATCGCCCGCGAGGACCTGCGCGATCTGGCCAGGATGCGTGCGCATTGCGCCCGCCTGGGCATTCCGGCCAAGCCGGGCAATGGCTGGGGCAAGCTGCTGCTGGACATCTTCGAGAAGACCGTCGAGCACACCCTGGTGCAGCCGACCTTCATCATCGACCACCCGGTCGAGGTCAGCCCGCTGGCCCGTGCCAGCGACCGCGACCCCGAGCTGACCGACCGCTTCGAGCTGTTCATCAACGGCAAGGAGCTGGCCAACGGCTTCTCCGAGCTCAACGACCCCGAGGACCAGGCCGAGCGCTTCCGCGCCCAGGTCGAGGCCAAGGAGGGCGGTGACGACGAGGCCATGCACTTCGACGCCGACTACATCCGCGCCCTGGAGGTCGGCCTGCCGCCCACCGGCGGCCTGGGCATCGGCATCGACCGCCTGGTGATGCTGATGACCGGTTCGACCTCGATCCGCGACGTGCTGCTGTTCCCGTACATGCGTCCGGAGACGGGCGGCTGA
- a CDS encoding type II secretion system protein produces MARGFTLIELLVTLAIMATLAMVALPLTQVAAQRSREEELRRALWQIRDAIDDYKTATDEGRVDKSVDDSGYPPTLDVLVEGAVDKGSANGARIYFLRRIPRDPTCDCPSRGDAQTWGVRSYASPPDSPSEGLDVYDVYSRSEGVALDGTAYRQW; encoded by the coding sequence ATGGCGCGTGGATTCACGTTGATCGAGCTGCTGGTCACGCTCGCGATCATGGCCACGCTGGCCATGGTGGCGCTGCCGCTTACCCAGGTGGCCGCGCAGCGCTCGCGCGAGGAGGAACTCAGGCGAGCGCTGTGGCAGATCCGAGATGCGATCGATGATTACAAGACCGCGACCGACGAGGGCAGGGTCGACAAGTCGGTGGACGACAGTGGCTACCCGCCAACGCTGGACGTGCTGGTGGAGGGGGCCGTCGACAAGGGCAGCGCCAACGGTGCGCGGATCTACTTCCTCCGGCGAATCCCGCGCGATCCGACCTGCGATTGCCCCAGCCGCGGCGATGCCCAGACGTGGGGCGTGCGCAGCTATGCCAGCCCGCCGGACTCGCCCAGTGAAGGCCTGGATGTCTACGACGTGTATTCCCGCTCGGAGGGCGTCGCGCTGGATGGCACGGCGTATCGCCAATGGTAG
- a CDS encoding 2OG-Fe(II) oxygenase, whose protein sequence is MLSDDWTAWVRENLERGCTPDSLVRAMLAEHIDGDEVALAVANALAGIDGARSATGPCWPDRFALRLANHATVGDRQVSVVARLERPAAVLLDNVLSHQECDYLIALSTQQMRPSTVVSPDSGELATIEARSSEGAWFTRGHDETIAAIESRLAALMQVPVDHGEGLQVLHYRAGGEYRPHYDYFPPEQPGSVPHLARGGQRTASLIMYLNSPDAGGETIFPLAGASFVPRRGSALYFAYCDGRGGLDSSSLHGGAPVAAGEKWIATKWVRQQPYR, encoded by the coding sequence ATGCTTTCCGACGACTGGACCGCGTGGGTGCGAGAGAACCTCGAGCGCGGTTGCACGCCCGACTCGCTGGTGCGGGCGATGCTCGCCGAGCACATCGATGGCGACGAAGTGGCACTGGCCGTGGCCAATGCGCTGGCAGGGATCGACGGCGCGCGCAGTGCGACCGGACCGTGCTGGCCCGACCGGTTCGCCTTGCGCCTGGCGAACCACGCCACCGTCGGCGACCGCCAGGTCAGCGTGGTCGCCCGGCTCGAGCGGCCCGCTGCGGTACTGCTCGACAACGTCCTGTCGCATCAGGAGTGCGACTACCTGATCGCACTGTCGACGCAGCAGATGCGCCCTTCGACGGTCGTGTCGCCCGACAGTGGCGAGCTGGCGACGATCGAAGCCCGCAGCAGTGAGGGCGCCTGGTTCACCCGCGGCCACGACGAGACCATCGCCGCCATCGAATCGCGATTGGCCGCGCTGATGCAGGTGCCGGTCGACCACGGAGAGGGGCTGCAGGTGCTGCACTATCGGGCCGGCGGCGAGTACAGGCCGCATTACGACTACTTTCCGCCGGAGCAGCCCGGCAGCGTCCCCCACCTGGCGCGCGGCGGGCAACGGACGGCTTCGTTGATCATGTACCTCAACAGTCCCGATGCCGGTGGCGAAACGATATTCCCGCTTGCCGGCGCATCGTTCGTCCCGCGTCGCGGCAGCGCGCTGTACTTCGCCTACTGCGATGGTCGCGGAGGGCTGGATTCTTCCAGCCTCCACGGTGGTGCACCGGTGGCGGCCGGCGAGAAATGGATCGCGACCAAGTGGGTGCGGCAGCAGCCTTACCGGTGA
- a CDS encoding prepilin-type N-terminal cleavage/methylation domain-containing protein, whose translation MTRRGFTLIELLVVLAIMGALLTLVVPRYFEQADRARETVLRENLTVLRVSIDRFHGDSGRYPQTLEELVERRYLREVPMDTLTGSRTTWTLVAPADGGAGIYDVRSGARGKAKDGTDYSSW comes from the coding sequence ATGACCCGACGAGGTTTCACCCTGATCGAGCTTCTGGTGGTGCTGGCCATCATGGGCGCGCTGTTGACGCTGGTGGTGCCGCGCTATTTCGAGCAGGCCGACCGGGCCAGGGAAACGGTGCTGCGCGAGAACCTGACCGTGCTGAGGGTGTCCATCGACCGCTTCCACGGCGACAGCGGCCGTTACCCGCAGACGCTGGAGGAACTGGTCGAACGCCGTTACCTGCGCGAAGTCCCCATGGATACGCTCACCGGCAGCCGCACCACCTGGACGCTGGTGGCGCCCGCGGACGGCGGGGCCGGCATCTACGACGTGCGCAGTGGCGCCCGGGGCAAGGCGAAAGATGGCACGGACTACAGCAGCTGGTAA
- a CDS encoding YkvA family protein: MSLTLTIDLSDEDLERFSSQIESARKDAGSKSNDEIVAAATVLLEKAQQGNPPTFVKQRLPALGTLIAMLRDEAWALSDEDALRVRGALNYLAAPVDIIPDDIPVFGFLDDAIMIELCARALTHEIEAYDDFCDFRQRESERRSLQPDTVGRADWLQARRDELQERMHRRRGRESGRGFGQGYGSSSGYGSPVSRYSDNSWRPGPFKFR; the protein is encoded by the coding sequence ATGTCGTTGACCCTCACTATCGACCTGTCGGACGAGGACCTGGAAAGGTTCAGCAGCCAGATCGAATCCGCCCGCAAGGACGCAGGCAGCAAAAGCAACGACGAGATCGTGGCGGCGGCCACCGTGCTGCTGGAAAAAGCCCAGCAGGGCAATCCGCCGACCTTCGTGAAGCAGCGCCTGCCTGCCCTGGGCACGCTGATCGCGATGCTGCGCGACGAGGCATGGGCGCTGTCGGACGAGGACGCCCTTCGCGTACGTGGCGCCCTCAACTACCTGGCGGCGCCGGTAGACATCATTCCGGACGACATCCCGGTGTTCGGCTTCCTCGACGACGCGATCATGATCGAGCTGTGCGCGCGTGCGCTGACGCATGAGATCGAGGCCTACGACGACTTCTGCGATTTCCGCCAGCGCGAGTCCGAACGCCGCTCGCTGCAGCCCGATACGGTCGGCCGTGCCGACTGGCTCCAGGCGCGCCGGGACGAGCTGCAGGAGCGGATGCACCGCCGTCGCGGGCGCGAGTCCGGCCGCGGCTTCGGCCAGGGCTACGGTTCCAGCAGCGGCTACGGCAGCCCGGTCAGCCGTTACTCGGACAACAGCTGGCGCCCCGGTCCGTTCAAGTTCCGCTGA
- a CDS encoding ATP-binding protein — MVSVLNKLKTRLAARPDSEHAQDLVRIVITALFSTYLGWRFLHLDGADNTLPLTWMILLGELLVALGLLAAILLEPGVSHVRRWIGMLTDYSAMGAIMCIQGEPAAPLYAVYLWVTIGNGMRYGSRYLRIATALATASFLAVILISPYWRDNPYLAWGLLLGLAAVPLYFDSLLNALTRAVDDARKANEAKSRFLANMSHEFRTPLNGLAGMSELLATTRLDAEQRECLSTIQASTRSLLALVEDVLDISAIEAGKVKLDLVEFIPQELVESIGLILQPQARAKEIRYEAAIAADVPGSLCGDVVHLRQVLINLAGNAIKFTDKGSVRLDVSVVDTDTGLTPAAGKVRLRFAVTDTGIGVPMAMRQRLFEAFEQADVSLARRYGGTGLGTTIAKGLTEAMGGSIGFESVEQRGSRFWVELPFDRVTGELDATGADALDGGLQRDADNAASPNVIAFSDPFLRHRARVRSLGILVADDHVANRMVLQRLLQKAGHRVTCVDGGGEALNALSGSDYDAVIADLHMPDVSGLDLLRQLRVMEAGGGRRTPVLILSADVTPESIRACEQAGARAFLAKPVSTVRLLDTLAEIAANARFGAPLVALRNELPSGDGTFDSSVLDELGALGMGAGFEREFIAQCLRDADGCMVALRQAGEQANWDAAREQAHALKGVASNLGLNKLAAVSGEIMRLPDWQLAREWQARLNGLGERMAQGRAALDARERQRASRGEGERSP; from the coding sequence ATGGTTTCGGTCCTGAACAAGCTGAAGACGCGCCTGGCCGCACGGCCCGACAGCGAACACGCCCAGGACCTGGTCCGCATCGTCATCACGGCGCTGTTCTCGACGTACCTGGGATGGCGCTTCCTGCACCTGGACGGCGCCGACAACACCTTGCCGCTGACCTGGATGATCCTGCTCGGCGAGCTGCTCGTCGCGCTGGGCCTGCTCGCCGCGATCCTGCTCGAGCCCGGCGTGTCGCACGTGCGGCGCTGGATCGGCATGCTCACCGACTATTCGGCGATGGGCGCGATCATGTGCATCCAGGGCGAGCCGGCGGCGCCGCTGTATGCCGTGTACCTGTGGGTGACGATCGGCAACGGCATGCGCTATGGCAGCCGCTACCTGCGCATCGCCACCGCCCTGGCTACCGCTTCGTTCCTGGCGGTGATCCTGATCTCGCCGTACTGGCGCGACAACCCGTACCTGGCCTGGGGCCTGCTGCTGGGCCTGGCTGCGGTGCCGCTGTACTTCGATTCGCTGCTCAATGCCCTGACCCGGGCGGTGGACGACGCGCGCAAGGCCAATGAGGCCAAAAGCCGCTTCCTGGCCAACATGAGCCACGAGTTCCGCACGCCGCTCAACGGCCTGGCCGGCATGAGCGAGCTGCTGGCAACCACGCGCCTGGACGCCGAGCAGCGCGAATGCCTGAGCACCATCCAGGCCTCCACCCGCAGCCTGCTGGCGCTGGTCGAGGACGTGCTCGACATTTCCGCGATCGAGGCCGGCAAGGTCAAGCTGGACCTGGTCGAGTTCATCCCGCAGGAACTGGTCGAGAGCATTGGCCTGATCCTGCAGCCGCAGGCGCGCGCCAAGGAGATCCGCTACGAGGCGGCGATCGCAGCGGACGTGCCCGGCAGCCTGTGCGGCGATGTAGTTCACCTGCGCCAGGTGCTGATCAACCTGGCCGGCAATGCGATCAAGTTCACCGACAAGGGCTCGGTCCGCCTCGACGTGAGCGTCGTGGACACCGACACGGGATTGACCCCTGCTGCGGGCAAGGTGCGGTTGAGATTCGCGGTGACCGATACCGGCATCGGCGTGCCGATGGCGATGCGCCAGCGTCTGTTCGAGGCGTTCGAGCAGGCCGACGTCAGCCTGGCCCGCCGCTACGGCGGCACTGGCCTGGGCACGACGATTGCAAAGGGCCTGACCGAGGCCATGGGCGGCAGCATCGGCTTCGAGAGCGTGGAGCAGCGCGGCAGCCGCTTCTGGGTGGAGCTTCCGTTCGACCGCGTGACCGGCGAGCTGGACGCGACCGGCGCGGACGCGCTGGACGGTGGCTTGCAGCGCGATGCCGACAATGCTGCTTCGCCCAACGTCATCGCCTTCTCCGACCCGTTCCTGCGCCATCGTGCCCGCGTCCGCAGCCTGGGCATCCTGGTCGCCGACGATCACGTCGCCAACCGCATGGTGCTGCAGCGCCTGCTACAGAAGGCCGGCCATCGCGTCACCTGCGTCGACGGCGGCGGCGAGGCGCTCAATGCACTTTCCGGTTCGGACTACGACGCGGTCATAGCCGACCTGCACATGCCCGACGTCAGCGGCCTGGACCTGCTGCGCCAGCTGCGCGTGATGGAGGCCGGTGGCGGCCGTCGCACACCGGTGCTGATCCTCAGCGCCGACGTCACTCCCGAATCGATCCGCGCCTGCGAACAGGCCGGTGCACGCGCTTTCCTGGCCAAGCCGGTGTCGACGGTGCGGTTGCTCGACACCCTGGCCGAGATCGCCGCGAACGCCCGTTTCGGCGCGCCGCTCGTCGCGCTGCGCAACGAACTGCCCAGTGGCGATGGCACCTTCGACAGCTCGGTGCTCGACGAACTGGGCGCACTCGGCATGGGCGCCGGCTTCGAGCGCGAGTTCATTGCCCAATGCCTGCGTGATGCCGACGGCTGCATGGTCGCCTTGCGCCAGGCCGGCGAGCAGGCCAACTGGGATGCCGCGCGCGAGCAGGCGCATGCGCTCAAGGGCGTGGCGAGCAACCTCGGCCTGAACAAGCTGGCCGCCGTCAGCGGCGAGATCATGCGCCTGCCGGACTGGCAGCTGGCGCGCGAATGGCAGGCCCGCCTCAACGGCCTGGGCGAGCGCATGGCGCAGGGCAGGGCCGCGCTGGACGCGCGCGAGCGTCAGCGGGCCTCGCGTGGAGAAGGCGAGCGTTCTCCCTGA
- a CDS encoding two-component system response regulator — MSGVNVVIVDDQTSARTMLRHIIEDISSELRVSDFGDPEAALGWCESNQPDLLLLDYRMPALDGLEFARRFRRLPMHRDIPIILVTVVGDEPVRQAALEAGVIDFLVKPVRPRELRARCRNLLQLRQQSENVKQRALSLEQRLLSSMHEVEERERETLSRLARAIEYRDAGTSAYLERMSHVAGLIAEQLGMFEDEVRVIEMAAPLHDIGKIAIPDAVLMKSGPLTEDETAVMRRHPRIGYELLSGSQNRFIQAGALIALRHHERYDGSGYPDGLVGEEIPLEARIVAVADVFDALISPRPYKKAWDADAALGYLYAQRGRLFDPRCVDALIRSRERLEDICNRYSTVSARPGME, encoded by the coding sequence ATGTCCGGTGTGAACGTCGTCATCGTTGATGATCAAACTTCTGCGCGCACCATGCTGCGCCACATCATTGAGGACATATCCTCCGAATTGAGGGTTTCGGACTTCGGTGATCCCGAAGCGGCGCTGGGATGGTGCGAGAGCAACCAGCCCGACCTGCTGCTGCTGGACTACCGCATGCCGGCCCTGGACGGCCTCGAGTTCGCCAGGCGTTTTCGCCGCCTGCCGATGCACCGCGATATCCCGATCATCCTGGTGACCGTGGTCGGCGACGAACCGGTGCGCCAGGCCGCGCTCGAAGCAGGCGTCATTGATTTCCTCGTCAAGCCGGTGCGCCCGCGCGAACTGCGCGCCCGTTGCCGCAACCTGTTGCAGCTGCGCCAGCAGTCGGAGAACGTCAAGCAGCGTGCGCTGTCGCTGGAGCAGCGCCTGCTGTCGAGCATGCACGAGGTCGAGGAACGCGAGCGCGAGACGCTGTCGCGGCTGGCGCGTGCGATCGAATACCGCGATGCCGGCACCAGCGCCTACCTGGAACGCATGTCCCATGTCGCCGGCCTGATCGCCGAGCAGCTGGGCATGTTCGAGGACGAAGTGCGTGTCATCGAAATGGCCGCGCCACTGCACGACATCGGCAAGATCGCCATCCCCGACGCGGTGCTGATGAAGTCCGGGCCGCTGACCGAGGACGAGACCGCCGTGATGCGCCGCCATCCGCGCATCGGCTATGAACTGCTCAGCGGCAGCCAGAACCGCTTCATCCAGGCCGGCGCGCTGATCGCCCTGCGTCATCACGAACGTTACGACGGCAGCGGCTATCCTGACGGCCTGGTGGGCGAGGAAATTCCGTTGGAAGCCAGGATAGTGGCCGTTGCGGATGTCTTCGATGCGCTGATCTCGCCGCGGCCGTACAAGAAGGCCTGGGACGCGGATGCGGCGCTGGGCTACCTGTATGCGCAGCGCGGTCGCTTGTTCGACCCGCGTTGCGTCGACGCCCTGATCCGCAGTCGTGAGCGGCTCGAGGATATCTGTAACCGCTATTCAACGGTTTCCGCACGCCCCGGCATGGAGTAG
- the prfB gene encoding peptide chain release factor 2 (programmed frameshift) — translation MIELNPVRQRIADLTGRLDSLRGYLDYDSKVERLEEVNRELESPDIWNDSERAQGLGRERSSLEKVVDGIRTLTDGLVGAGELLELAEMEDDEGTALAVVDDVERYAKEVEKLEFRRMFSGKMDAANAFVDIQAGAGGTEAQDWAEILLRMYLRWCESRGWKTELMEVSGGDVAGIKSATLRVEGDFAYGWLKTETGVHRLVRKSPFDSDNRRHTSFTSVFVSPEVDDNIDIDINPADLRTDVYRSSGAGGQHVNKTESAVRITHMPTGIVVACQTGRSQHQNRDNAMKMLAAKLYELEIQKRNAERDAVEATKSDIGWGSQIRNYVLDQSRIKDLRTGIERSDTQKVLDGDLDEFVEASLKSGLEAGSKRADAV, via the exons ATGATCGAACTCAATCCCGTCCGCCAGCGCATCGCCGACCTTACCGGTCGGCTGGATTCGCTTAGGGGGTATCTT GACTACGACAGCAAAGTCGAACGTCTCGAAGAAGTAAACCGCGAACTCGAAAGCCCCGACATCTGGAACGACTCCGAGCGTGCCCAGGGCCTGGGCCGCGAGCGCTCCTCGCTGGAAAAGGTCGTCGACGGCATCCGCACCCTCACCGACGGTCTCGTCGGCGCGGGCGAGCTGCTGGAGCTGGCCGAAATGGAAGACGACGAGGGCACCGCCCTGGCCGTGGTCGACGACGTCGAGCGCTACGCCAAGGAAGTCGAGAAGCTCGAGTTCCGTCGCATGTTCTCCGGCAAGATGGACGCGGCCAACGCCTTCGTCGACATCCAGGCCGGCGCTGGTGGCACCGAGGCCCAGGACTGGGCCGAGATCCTGCTGCGCATGTACCTGCGCTGGTGCGAATCGCGTGGCTGGAAGACCGAGCTGATGGAAGTCAGCGGCGGCGATGTCGCCGGCATCAAGTCGGCCACGCTGCGCGTGGAGGGCGATTTCGCCTACGGCTGGCTGAAGACCGAAACCGGCGTGCACCGCCTGGTGCGCAAGTCGCCGTTCGACTCCGACAACCGTCGCCATACCAGCTTCACCTCGGTGTTCGTGTCGCCGGAAGTCGATGACAACATCGACATCGACATCAACCCGGCCGACCTGCGCACCGACGTCTACCGCTCGTCCGGTGCCGGTGGCCAGCACGTCAACAAGACCGAATCGGCAGTGCGCATCACGCACATGCCGACCGGCATTGTCGTGGCCTGCCAGACCGGCCGCAGCCAGCACCAGAACCGCGACAACGCGATGAAGATGCTGGCCGCCAAGCTGTACGAGCTGGAAATCCAGAAGCGCAACGCCGAGCGCGATGCGGTCGAGGCGACCAAGTCCGATATCGGCTGGGGCAGCCAGATCCGCAATTACGTGCTCGACCAGAGCCGCATCAAGGACCTGCGCACCGGCATCGAGCGCAGCGACACGCAGAAGGTCCTCGACGGCGACCTCGACGAATTCGTCGAAGCCAGCCTGAAATCGGGCCTGGAAGCGGGCTCCAAGCGCGCCGACGCAGTTTGA